In Clostridium sporogenes, one genomic interval encodes:
- a CDS encoding 3-oxoacyl-ACP synthase III family protein, with protein MRSRIKGVGRYLPNRIVTSEEAEELAGFKKLGVRKGLCKMLTGCEERRYSDTNEYSSHIAAKAAIDAMKKAGVSSDEVDALIFCSVSQDFAEPATANVVMDLLNIKNAFGFDIKNACNAFLTGIDIADSLIKTGKADIVLVVSGEALSKWINFKFESKEEIIRRAPVTLSIGDGGGAFIMEREEDNNKGIVKGIFRTYAEYWNNNVVWGGGVRFPREPDKMYIPGTTKVIIDEQRNLGKNLLPILEREVGWNFQKDVDCYIPTQVAKWINKSMSNELSFPIEKIIQVVDKFGNVGASNIPIATYEAIMDGRLKTGSKTLMSGVGVGINIATIAVIL; from the coding sequence ATGAGATCAAGGATTAAGGGAGTAGGAAGATACTTACCAAATAGAATTGTAACTAGCGAAGAAGCGGAAGAACTTGCAGGTTTTAAAAAATTGGGAGTTAGAAAAGGACTTTGTAAGATGCTAACAGGATGTGAAGAAAGAAGATATTCAGATACCAATGAATATAGTTCACATATTGCAGCGAAGGCAGCCATAGATGCCATGAAAAAGGCAGGAGTTTCAAGTGATGAAGTTGATGCACTTATTTTTTGTTCTGTATCTCAAGATTTTGCTGAACCAGCAACAGCAAATGTAGTGATGGATTTATTGAACATAAAGAATGCATTTGGATTTGATATTAAAAATGCTTGCAATGCATTCTTAACAGGTATTGATATTGCAGATAGTTTAATAAAGACAGGAAAAGCTGATATAGTTCTTGTTGTTTCTGGAGAAGCTTTATCAAAATGGATCAATTTTAAGTTTGAATCTAAAGAGGAGATAATTAGAAGAGCTCCAGTGACTTTGTCTATAGGCGATGGCGGTGGTGCTTTTATAATGGAAAGAGAGGAAGATAACAATAAAGGCATTGTGAAAGGTATTTTCCGTACATATGCAGAATATTGGAACAATAATGTAGTTTGGGGAGGTGGAGTTCGTTTCCCGAGAGAGCCTGATAAAATGTATATTCCTGGGACCACTAAAGTTATAATAGATGAGCAAAGAAATTTAGGGAAAAACTTATTACCAATTTTAGAACGTGAAGTTGGGTGGAATTTTCAGAAGGATGTAGATTGTTATATACCAACACAAGTAGCTAAATGGATTAATAAGAGTATGTCTAACGAATTATCTTTCCCAATTGAAAAAATTATTCAAGTTGTTGATAAATTTGGAAATGTTGGAGCTAGCAATATTCCAATAGCAACATATGAAGCTATTATGGATGGAAGATTAAAGACTGGAAGTAAGACCTTAATGTCTGGTGTTGGAGTTGGAATTAATATTGCCACTATCGCAGTAATACTTTAG
- a CDS encoding AMP-binding protein, with protein sequence MKEKVTFGDIYTVIFQEEDSNKECIIVYNDEKRIVYNKKQYQMLINKMSRFLKLLYPNIKVGDWIGLKYHNNYLYYAVVFGAMKLGWNILLLDNKSESNNRYRYEIDMELVVILDNNILDNFNNKAIDIQCLNSKFEKDIWSSKVAFLSSGTTGKPQAIIYHAYAILNQIKNVKYEFLKNETLADIVYKTDNSHRKIVTFLPMNHILGFLLPLVLITLDLKVVFLSDQTPYGIIKGIRNENALGSFGVPMVWKLIKNILKRRYSQNREGVDKLLGENFKIILSGGSKTDASIRNSYIRAGIEFFVGYGLTETGFLSIGESDLNDCESEGKVYDNYEIKVLTSDGSIRNEGTGEIIVKSDAIYTASIKDKKEICPELIEGMYYRTGDIFELKNRKLFFKGRMKNIIVDESGENIYAEELEEFFKDMKHKGIVYFISEYKNRATMFIDRNTHKRISKEYIIELIREKNKNLPISKKILKVLFLNINIEFTQKGDPIRILKEYRDIGEVFNIKGV encoded by the coding sequence ATGAAAGAAAAGGTTACTTTTGGAGATATATATACTGTAATTTTTCAAGAGGAAGATAGTAATAAAGAATGTATAATAGTCTACAATGATGAAAAAAGGATTGTGTACAATAAAAAACAATATCAAATGTTGATTAATAAAATGAGTAGATTTTTAAAACTTCTTTATCCAAATATAAAAGTCGGAGATTGGATTGGTTTGAAATATCATAATAACTATCTTTATTATGCAGTAGTATTTGGGGCTATGAAATTAGGATGGAATATATTATTACTTGATAACAAAAGTGAAAGTAATAATAGGTATAGATATGAGATAGATATGGAATTAGTTGTTATTTTAGATAATAATATATTAGATAATTTTAATAATAAAGCTATTGATATTCAATGTTTAAATAGTAAATTTGAGAAAGATATTTGGTCTAGCAAAGTAGCATTTTTATCTTCTGGAACAACAGGAAAGCCACAAGCTATTATATATCATGCTTATGCAATTTTAAATCAAATAAAAAATGTTAAATATGAATTTTTAAAAAATGAGACGTTAGCAGATATTGTGTATAAAACTGATAATTCGCACAGAAAAATAGTAACTTTTTTACCTATGAATCATATTTTAGGATTTTTATTACCTTTAGTTTTGATTACTTTAGACTTAAAAGTTGTTTTTCTATCAGATCAAACACCATATGGCATTATTAAAGGAATAAGAAATGAGAATGCTTTAGGAAGCTTTGGTGTGCCTATGGTTTGGAAATTAATAAAAAATATATTGAAGAGAAGGTATTCCCAAAATCGTGAAGGTGTAGATAAGTTATTGGGGGAAAATTTTAAAATTATTTTAAGTGGTGGCAGTAAAACAGATGCTTCTATTAGAAATAGCTATATTAGAGCAGGAATTGAATTTTTCGTTGGTTATGGATTAACAGAAACTGGTTTTTTATCTATAGGTGAAAGTGATTTAAATGATTGTGAGTCTGAGGGAAAAGTTTATGATAATTATGAAATTAAAGTTTTAACTTCAGATGGAAGTATAAGAAATGAAGGTACTGGAGAAATTATTGTAAAATCAGATGCGATATACACTGCTTCTATAAAAGATAAAAAAGAAATTTGCCCTGAACTAATTGAAGGCATGTATTATAGAACGGGGGATATCTTTGAGCTAAAAAATAGAAAACTTTTTTTTAAAGGTAGGATGAAGAATATCATTGTAGATGAATCTGGAGAAAATATATATGCTGAAGAATTAGAAGAATTTTTTAAAGATATGAAGCATAAAGGGATTGTATACTTTATATCAGAATATAAAAATAGGGCTACTATGTTCATTGATAGGAATACACATAAACGCATTTCAAAGGAATATATTATTGAGTTAATAAGGGAAAAAAATAAGAATCTTCCTATTTCAAAGAAAATATTAAAAGTACTATTTTTAAATATAAATATTGAATTTACTCAAAAGGGAGATCCTATCCGTATTCTGAAAGAATATAGGGATATTGGTGAGGTATTTAATATAAAAGGAGTATGA
- a CDS encoding acyl carrier protein, translated as MIDNNTKIGLKKQIKKYLSELMDVNTEDIMDDVDLTEMGATSMVIIQLYVILQEEYGISLDATVDLYKSISLNEIVENIEKTKIDLKDIVG; from the coding sequence ATGATAGATAATAATACAAAAATTGGACTAAAAAAACAAATTAAAAAATATCTATCGGAGCTAATGGATGTTAACACTGAAGATATTATGGATGATGTAGATTTAACAGAAATGGGAGCTACAAGTATGGTAATCATTCAATTATATGTTATTTTACAGGAGGAGTATGGTATATCACTAGATGCTACAGTAGATCTTTATAAATCAATATCTCTGAATGAAATAGTTGAGAATATTGAAAAAACTAAAATTGATTTAAAAGATATAGTGGGGTGA
- a CDS encoding PEP/pyruvate-binding domain-containing protein, whose protein sequence is MYTKNIIGIKDARKNQIDIVGGKGANLGLMISCGIPVPDGFIITANAYKNFLKSNGILEIIEQKISNMDKETLSIEDKTEEIRNLILKAEFPKDLKEDILSRFNKFKRPIHLAVRSSATAEDLPEASFAGQQETYLNIMNKEDLFVSIKKCFSSLWSIRSFSYRTNNGYDHLNVGIAVVIQEMIESDISGVMFTSNPITAEKEIMIDASYNLGEAIVSGKVTPDNYVLDKNGKEIAFTLGSKEISVVYSDKGTVVVNNSFDMRERRCLHNENLKELFDMALKIEGLYKKPMDIEWAIKNKKVYILQARPITTIKKKQNKNARKQYSQKEKKYLNNMIEHFPVACYPLDYEIAMILQNMKFELFKDVGLKIESPIYMDNMGIIHMNKIRWKVNPKVLRFFKVYNEYKNNEKNIEYGEKILDSCKKELKVIEQNINENSYKFSLCDVDKYMSDIISIHKRISFARFRYFLFPSVIIGEKLDKELKSIDPNYTEYDLLSDLDYVTVDMNKDIDILSKILSRNKELIKDLIEGASYAFIKEKYDYDSIEIKEFFNKYGWKSNYCCIPFSSSSWNEEPNRFIKLLKITISENKEYKENKSGKYMGILKELEESKGTKRFKKTMADITYYRLAHVRREESQYLWETGFGLLRVLLKRIEALLNTKKEDLLYLSFQELRKVIAIGKLEHECRELISYRKNHRREAEELWEQMTLDAFYDKEKNIFKGISGSSGLVRGRVCIIKNHTEFDKLKEDNILICPYTDPEWTPLFKIAKGVVSDTGGALSHAAIVAREYNIPAVLGVGNATVNLSDGDYILVDGNNGIVKRLSEEII, encoded by the coding sequence ATGTATACTAAAAATATTATTGGCATAAAAGATGCACGGAAAAATCAAATTGATATTGTAGGAGGAAAAGGGGCTAATTTAGGACTAATGATTTCATGTGGCATTCCTGTTCCAGATGGCTTTATTATAACAGCTAATGCATATAAAAATTTCTTGAAAAGTAATGGTATATTAGAAATAATAGAACAAAAAATTAGTAATATGGATAAAGAAACTTTATCTATAGAGGATAAAACTGAAGAGATAAGAAATTTAATTTTAAAAGCTGAGTTTCCAAAGGACTTAAAAGAAGATATATTGAGTAGATTTAATAAATTTAAGAGACCTATTCACTTAGCAGTAAGATCTTCGGCAACAGCCGAAGATTTACCGGAAGCAAGTTTTGCAGGGCAACAAGAGACATATTTGAATATTATGAATAAGGAAGATTTATTTGTATCAATAAAAAAGTGCTTTTCTTCTCTTTGGAGCATTAGGTCATTTTCATATAGAACTAATAATGGATATGATCATTTGAATGTTGGTATAGCAGTTGTTATTCAAGAAATGATAGAATCGGATATTTCGGGTGTTATGTTTACATCTAACCCAATAACTGCTGAAAAAGAAATAATGATAGATGCATCTTATAATTTGGGGGAAGCCATAGTGTCAGGAAAAGTTACACCAGATAATTATGTTCTTGATAAAAATGGTAAAGAAATAGCTTTTACTCTTGGAAGTAAGGAAATTTCAGTTGTATATTCGGATAAAGGAACTGTGGTTGTAAATAATTCTTTTGATATGAGAGAAAGAAGATGTCTTCATAATGAAAATTTAAAAGAATTATTTGATATGGCTTTAAAGATAGAAGGTTTATATAAAAAACCTATGGATATAGAATGGGCAATTAAAAATAAAAAAGTATATATTCTTCAGGCACGTCCAATTACAACTATAAAGAAAAAACAGAATAAAAATGCCAGAAAGCAGTACTCACAAAAAGAAAAAAAGTATTTAAATAATATGATAGAACATTTTCCAGTTGCATGTTATCCACTAGATTATGAAATTGCAATGATACTTCAAAATATGAAATTTGAACTTTTTAAGGATGTAGGACTAAAAATAGAAAGTCCTATATATATGGATAATATGGGTATAATCCATATGAATAAAATTAGGTGGAAAGTAAATCCAAAAGTTTTACGCTTTTTTAAAGTTTATAATGAATATAAAAATAATGAAAAGAATATTGAATATGGAGAAAAAATTTTAGATTCTTGTAAAAAAGAACTCAAAGTAATAGAACAAAATATAAATGAAAATAGTTATAAATTTTCTCTTTGTGATGTAGATAAATATATGAGTGATATTATTTCAATTCATAAAAGAATTTCTTTTGCAAGATTTAGATATTTTCTTTTCCCATCTGTTATTATTGGTGAAAAACTTGATAAAGAACTTAAATCTATAGATCCAAATTATACAGAGTATGATCTCTTATCAGATTTAGATTATGTAACAGTAGATATGAATAAGGATATTGATATTTTATCAAAAATTTTATCAAGAAATAAAGAATTAATAAAGGATTTAATAGAAGGGGCAAGCTATGCATTTATAAAAGAAAAATATGATTACGATTCAATAGAAATAAAAGAGTTTTTTAATAAATATGGTTGGAAATCTAATTATTGTTGTATTCCATTCTCTTCATCTTCTTGGAATGAGGAACCAAATAGATTTATAAAACTTCTTAAAATAACCATTTCAGAGAATAAAGAATATAAAGAAAATAAATCTGGAAAATACATGGGTATATTGAAAGAGTTGGAGGAAAGTAAAGGTACAAAAAGATTTAAGAAAACAATGGCAGATATTACTTATTATAGACTAGCTCATGTTAGACGTGAGGAAAGTCAATATCTTTGGGAAACAGGATTTGGATTATTGAGAGTGCTTTTAAAACGAATAGAAGCTTTGTTAAATACAAAGAAAGAAGATTTGCTTTATTTGTCTTTTCAAGAGTTAAGAAAAGTAATAGCTATTGGTAAGTTAGAGCATGAATGTAGAGAATTGATTTCATATAGGAAAAATCACCGTAGAGAGGCTGAAGAACTTTGGGAGCAGATGACATTAGATGCCTTTTACGATAAGGAGAAAAATATTTTCAAGGGAATAAGTGGAAGTTCAGGTTTAGTGAGAGGTAGAGTTTGTATTATAAAAAATCATACTGAATTTGATAAACTGAAAGAAGATAATATTCTTATATGTCCATACACTGATCCTGAGTGGACCCCTCTTTTTAAGATAGCAAAAGGAGTTGTTTCAGATACAGGGGGAGCTTTATCTCATGCAGCTATTGTTGCACGTGAATATAATATACCAGCAGTATTGGGTGTTGGAAATGCCACAGTAAATTTATCAGATGGGGACTATATATTAGTAGACGGAAATAATGGTATTGTAAAGCGATTATCAGAGGAAATAATATGA
- a CDS encoding MATE family efflux transporter, translated as MTKNIEEKREKFEKLTKTPIPKLILKMAIPSTMAMLIGIAYSLADTYFISKIDTISTASVGLAFSFMSVTQAFGLLYGHGSGNYMSRMESEKNRTESSKMAIDGLVISFFTGTIIMIFGELYLNELALFLGATNSLLSSTKEYLLILLIGTPFMISALTMNNQFRLQGNPSLGAAAIASGAVINCILDPIFIFYFNLGIKGAAYATVIGEIISFIILIIVSGMRENIKFNLKNFSINKKILSELYGGGIPNFTREIFIGISLMLLNNELKIFGEEYIASFTIVNRLVLAGTYLMVGLGHGFQPVCIFNYGAKLYERVEKALKFTLRSAIIFMVFISIIFLMYSENMVMLFRNDNEIINIGSQVLRIQSITLPLIGYITITGMFLQSTHKFKEATLITSSRQGYIYIPLILIMSKMLGIKGILYVQPLSDFITFVISVALVAKYKKELKC; from the coding sequence ATGACAAAGAATATAGAAGAAAAACGGGAGAAATTTGAAAAACTTACTAAGACGCCAATTCCCAAATTAATATTGAAAATGGCTATACCGTCTACAATGGCAATGTTAATAGGAATTGCATACAGTTTAGCAGATACTTATTTTATATCCAAGATTGATACAATATCTACAGCATCAGTAGGGCTGGCATTTTCATTTATGAGTGTTACCCAGGCCTTTGGACTTTTATATGGACACGGTTCAGGAAATTATATGTCAAGAATGGAAAGTGAAAAAAATAGAACAGAGTCATCAAAAATGGCAATAGATGGTCTTGTTATATCATTTTTCACAGGGACAATTATAATGATCTTTGGGGAACTGTATTTAAATGAATTAGCACTTTTTTTAGGAGCCACTAATTCTCTTTTATCTTCAACAAAAGAATATCTTTTAATACTATTAATAGGTACCCCGTTTATGATTTCAGCTTTGACGATGAATAATCAATTTAGATTACAAGGAAATCCAAGTTTGGGGGCGGCTGCTATTGCATCTGGAGCAGTAATTAACTGTATACTGGATCCTATTTTTATTTTTTATTTTAATTTAGGAATTAAAGGAGCCGCATATGCCACGGTTATTGGAGAAATAATAAGCTTTATCATTTTAATCATAGTTAGTGGAATGAGAGAAAATATAAAATTTAATCTAAAAAATTTTTCTATAAATAAAAAAATATTGTCTGAGCTTTATGGAGGAGGAATACCGAATTTTACAAGAGAAATTTTTATAGGAATATCTCTTATGCTTTTGAATAATGAATTAAAAATTTTTGGCGAAGAATATATAGCTTCTTTTACTATAGTTAATAGATTAGTGCTTGCAGGAACTTATCTTATGGTAGGGCTTGGACATGGATTTCAGCCTGTGTGTATATTTAATTATGGTGCTAAGTTATATGAACGAGTAGAGAAAGCTTTAAAATTTACATTAAGATCAGCTATAATATTTATGGTTTTTATTTCTATAATATTTTTAATGTACAGCGAAAATATGGTAATGTTGTTTAGAAATGATAATGAAATAATTAATATAGGTTCACAAGTTTTAAGGATACAATCAATCACTTTGCCACTTATAGGATATATTACTATAACGGGTATGTTCTTACAAAGTACACATAAATTCAAAGAAGCTACTTTAATTACTTCATCTAGGCAGGGTTATATATATATACCTTTAATTTTAATAATGTCTAAGATGTTAGGGATAAAGGGTATATTGTATGTTCAACCTTTATCAGATTTTATTACTTTTGTTATTTCAGTTGCTCTAGTAGCTAAGTATAAAAAAGAGTTAAAATGTTAG
- a CDS encoding phosphoribosylformylglycinamidine synthase — MGNEIKTLFVEKKPQFRVESKKILDNFKLSLNMKNIKDVRILNKYNISGISDEEYNLAKYTIFSEKTVDELYEEKFPYDSEDKIFSVEYLPGQYDQRADSAAQCIEILTQKQGAIVKYSKVFVIKGNITKEELEKIKEYCINKVDSREAQLEKPNSLVDVQLEVQSVEVLDGFIDLSEKELKEFLQDRNLAMAFEDLKFCREYFKNEEKRNPTITEIKVIDTYWSDHCRHTTFMTEIEDIKIEEGLYSSAIKETYEEYKNIKGFVHAKEKATCLMDIATIAAKELRKKGLMEDLDVSPEINACSIVVDAEIDGKTEKWLVMFKNETHNHPTEIEPFGGAATCVGGAIRDPLSGRVYVYQAMRVTGSADPRQNIEDTLEGKLTQKKITTEAAHGYSSYGNQIGLATGQVAEIYDEGYMAKRMEIGAVIGAAPMENVIRKEPKPSDIVILLGGRTGRDGIGGATGSSKKHTESSIENCGSEVQKGNAPTERKIQRLFRNKEVSTMIKRCNDFGAGGVSVAIGELTEGLYIDLNKVPKKYEGLDGTELAISESQERMAVVISKEDRERFIKFSEEENLEATVVAEVREEKRLKMLWKESIIVDLDREFLNTNGVVQKTKAYINTPEKESYFQKIVIGSKENIKDKWIENIKDLNVCSQKGLVEMFDSTVGAGTVIMPLGGKYQKTPQEGMAAKLPVLEGDTTTATVMTYGFNPKISKWSPFHGAMYAVIESVTKAVSMGIDYKKIRLTFQEYFEKLENKEEKWGKPLAALLGALKAQREFSIAAIGGKDSMSGTFKDMNVPPTLVSFAVGVTNVNRIISSEFKEVGSVILYIKAKRNKEEIPDFNILKENYEKVYEAIGTGNVLAASTIKFGGISEAISKMCFGNNIGAKLKNLEKEELFSRDYGSIILEVNKNFDLNLLKEIDYKMIGDTTERASIEILEEEILLDQCYKEFESTLGNVFVSKVEKEYKKDLDIPLYKNKNKKSPSIKVPKPKILIPVFPGTNCEYDSKRAFEKAGGEVELVVFNNMSSDNIKESIDNLSSKIKQSNIIMLPGGFSAGDEPEGSGKFIATIFRNEKIKDSVMEFLKVKDGLMLGICNGFQALIKLGLVPFGEIRDIDESCPTLTYNDIGRHQSKIAYTKVVSNLSPWFNNVEVGDIHAIPISHGEGKFYAKDNVMKKLIDNGQIVTQYVDVNGNVTSDIKYNPNGSVFAVEGICSPDGRILGKMAHSERIGYGTLKNVSGNKDQKIFDAGIKYFK, encoded by the coding sequence ATGGGGAATGAAATAAAAACATTATTCGTAGAAAAAAAACCGCAATTTAGGGTGGAAAGTAAAAAAATATTAGATAATTTTAAGTTAAGCCTAAATATGAAAAATATAAAAGATGTAAGAATTTTAAATAAATATAATATAAGCGGTATAAGTGATGAGGAATATAATTTGGCTAAGTATACTATATTTTCAGAAAAGACTGTGGATGAGTTATATGAAGAAAAATTCCCTTATGATAGTGAGGATAAGATTTTTTCAGTAGAATATTTACCAGGTCAATATGATCAAAGAGCAGATTCTGCGGCTCAATGTATAGAAATACTTACTCAAAAACAAGGAGCTATTGTAAAGTATAGTAAAGTTTTTGTTATAAAGGGGAATATAACAAAAGAAGAACTAGAAAAAATAAAAGAATATTGCATAAATAAAGTAGATTCAAGGGAAGCACAACTTGAAAAGCCTAATTCCTTAGTAGATGTACAGTTAGAAGTACAGTCTGTAGAAGTATTAGATGGATTTATAGATTTAAGTGAAAAAGAATTGAAAGAATTTTTACAAGATAGAAATTTAGCTATGGCCTTTGAAGATTTAAAATTTTGCAGAGAATATTTTAAAAATGAAGAAAAAAGAAATCCTACTATAACAGAAATTAAAGTTATAGATACTTATTGGTCAGATCATTGTAGACATACAACCTTTATGACAGAAATAGAGGATATAAAAATAGAAGAAGGATTATATTCTAGTGCAATAAAGGAAACTTATGAAGAGTATAAAAATATTAAAGGCTTTGTACATGCAAAAGAAAAAGCTACATGTCTTATGGATATAGCTACTATAGCAGCAAAAGAGTTAAGAAAAAAAGGATTAATGGAGGATTTAGATGTGTCCCCAGAAATTAATGCTTGTAGCATAGTTGTAGATGCTGAAATAGATGGTAAAACAGAAAAATGGCTTGTTATGTTTAAAAATGAAACTCATAACCATCCTACAGAAATAGAACCTTTTGGTGGAGCAGCTACTTGTGTTGGAGGTGCTATAAGAGATCCTCTTTCTGGAAGAGTTTATGTATATCAAGCTATGAGAGTTACAGGTAGTGCAGATCCAAGACAAAATATAGAAGATACCTTAGAAGGAAAACTTACTCAAAAGAAAATAACTACTGAAGCAGCTCATGGATATAGTTCTTATGGAAATCAGATAGGTTTAGCTACAGGTCAAGTTGCAGAAATATATGATGAAGGTTATATGGCTAAAAGAATGGAAATTGGTGCAGTTATTGGTGCAGCGCCTATGGAAAATGTAATTAGAAAAGAACCTAAACCTTCAGATATAGTTATATTATTAGGAGGAAGAACAGGTAGAGATGGTATAGGAGGTGCTACTGGTTCTTCTAAAAAACATACAGAATCATCTATAGAAAATTGTGGTTCAGAGGTACAAAAAGGAAATGCACCAACAGAAAGAAAAATTCAAAGACTTTTTAGAAATAAAGAAGTAAGTACTATGATAAAAAGATGTAATGATTTTGGAGCTGGCGGAGTATCTGTAGCTATTGGGGAACTTACAGAAGGTCTTTACATAGATTTAAATAAAGTTCCTAAAAAATATGAAGGTTTAGATGGAACAGAATTAGCTATATCAGAATCACAGGAACGCATGGCAGTAGTAATTTCAAAGGAAGATAGAGAAAGATTTATTAAATTTTCAGAAGAAGAAAACCTAGAGGCTACAGTAGTTGCAGAAGTTAGAGAAGAAAAAAGACTTAAGATGTTATGGAAAGAAAGTATTATAGTTGATTTGGACAGAGAGTTTTTAAATACTAATGGGGTGGTGCAAAAGACTAAGGCTTATATAAATACCCCAGAAAAAGAAAGCTATTTTCAAAAAATAGTTATAGGTTCTAAAGAAAATATAAAGGATAAATGGATTGAAAATATAAAGGATTTAAATGTATGTAGTCAAAAAGGATTAGTAGAAATGTTTGATAGTACAGTAGGAGCGGGTACTGTCATAATGCCCTTAGGAGGTAAATATCAGAAAACTCCACAGGAGGGTATGGCAGCTAAACTTCCAGTATTAGAAGGAGATACTACTACAGCTACAGTTATGACTTATGGATTTAATCCTAAAATATCTAAATGGAGTCCTTTCCATGGAGCAATGTATGCTGTTATAGAATCTGTAACTAAAGCTGTATCTATGGGGATAGACTATAAAAAAATAAGACTTACTTTCCAAGAGTATTTTGAAAAACTAGAAAATAAAGAAGAAAAATGGGGAAAACCATTAGCGGCTCTTTTAGGAGCACTAAAGGCTCAAAGAGAATTTTCTATTGCAGCTATAGGTGGAAAGGATAGTATGTCAGGAACTTTTAAAGATATGAATGTACCACCAACTTTAGTATCCTTTGCAGTAGGAGTTACAAATGTGAATAGAATAATATCCTCAGAATTTAAAGAAGTAGGAAGTGTTATTTTATATATAAAAGCTAAAAGAAATAAAGAAGAAATCCCAGATTTTAATATTCTTAAGGAAAATTATGAAAAAGTATATGAAGCTATAGGAACAGGTAATGTTCTAGCGGCCTCTACTATTAAATTTGGAGGAATTTCAGAAGCTATAAGTAAAATGTGTTTTGGAAATAATATAGGGGCAAAGTTAAAGAATTTAGAAAAAGAAGAATTATTTTCGAGAGACTATGGATCAATAATATTAGAGGTTAATAAAAACTTTGATTTAAACCTATTAAAAGAAATAGATTATAAAATGATAGGTGATACTACTGAAAGAGCTTCTATAGAAATTTTAGAGGAGGAAATATTATTAGATCAATGTTACAAAGAATTTGAAAGTACTCTAGGGAATGTATTTGTATCGAAAGTAGAGAAAGAATATAAGAAAGATTTAGACATACCATTATATAAAAATAAAAATAAAAAATCCCCAAGTATAAAAGTTCCTAAACCAAAGATTTTAATTCCAGTATTCCCAGGTACTAATTGCGAATATGATTCTAAAAGGGCCTTTGAAAAAGCTGGTGGAGAGGTAGAATTAGTTGTATTTAATAATATGAGTTCAGACAATATAAAGGAATCTATAGATAATTTAAGTTCTAAAATAAAACAATCTAATATAATTATGTTACCTGGTGGATTTAGTGCAGGTGATGAACCAGAAGGTTCTGGTAAGTTTATAGCAACTATATTTAGAAATGAAAAAATTAAAGATTCAGTTATGGAATTTCTAAAGGTTAAAGATGGATTGATGCTAGGTATATGCAATGGATTCCAAGCTTTAATAAAATTAGGGTTAGTACCCTTTGGGGAAATACGTGATATAGATGAAAGTTGTCCAACACTAACTTATAATGATATAGGAAGACACCAATCCAAAATAGCTTATACTAAAGTGGTTTCTAATTTATCACCTTGGTTTAATAATGTGGAAGTAGGAGATATACATGCAATACCTATATCCCATGGAGAAGGTAAATTTTATGCTAAAGATAATGTAATGAAAAAATTAATAGATAATGGCCAAATAGTTACTCAATATGTAGATGTTAATGGAAATGTTACTTCTGATATAAAATATAATCCCAATGGATCTGTATTTGCTGTAGAAGGTATTTGCAGTCCTGATGGTAGGATTCTTGGTAAAATGGCACATTCAGAAAGAATAGGCTATGGAACACTAAAAAATGTATCAGGCAATAAGGATCAAAAAATATTTGATGCTGGAATAAAATATTTTAAATAA
- a CDS encoding copper amine oxidase N-terminal domain-containing protein, translating to MKILLYSFIGLLSFSLVDLLLNAAKFMYHHKYGKVVFKINKNKYKKSKVSKKEFLMTVSPFKDENNNVYLPLKYVADSLGIKLYNDDEYSIIIKVMDKNIKANEEVIFIENSSTNLNRKIDKNIRIRNNELMLPQSYIKDIFEVNIEVDNKTGEVILK from the coding sequence GTGAAAATTCTTTTATACAGCTTTATAGGTTTGTTATCTTTTAGTCTAGTTGATCTCCTTTTAAACGCTGCAAAATTCATGTATCATCACAAATATGGTAAAGTAGTTTTTAAAATAAACAAGAATAAATACAAGAAAAGTAAGGTTTCTAAAAAAGAATTTTTAATGACTGTAAGTCCTTTTAAGGACGAAAATAACAATGTATATTTACCTTTAAAATATGTGGCAGATTCCTTGGGAATAAAGCTATATAATGATGATGAATATAGTATAATTATAAAGGTAATGGATAAGAATATTAAAGCTAATGAAGAAGTAATTTTTATAGAAAATAGTTCAACAAATCTAAACAGAAAAATAGATAAGAATATAAGAATTAGAAATAATGAATTAATGTTGCCACAAAGCTATATTAAAGATATATTCGAAGTAAATATAGAGGTAGATAATAAAACAGGAGAAGTAATACTTAAATAA